One Ensifer adhaerens genomic window, TGCCTTTGCGGCGAGAAGGAATGGGTCGGACGGTGACCGCGAGATCTCGCGTTCCAGAATCCAGTCCTTGTCCCCATGGGTCACGCGACGCCACACCTGTTCGGCAAGGTCGAGAACGAGATGCAGCGCGAGGCCGGCCGATGTGCGCGGAAGCGGCAGGCCGGAAAGCCGAAGGCCTTCTTCGTAGGCATGCCTCGCAGCCTCGGCGCGGCCGAGATTGAGACTAGCCTCCCCGAGCAGGAAACAGGCGGCTGCCCGTCGGGCAGGCGTGATCGCGATCGAGAGCTCGTGCGCAGTCTTGAAAAAGCGCTCGATCAGGTCGACCACTGCGGCATTGTCGAACTGGCGCAGACGCAACTCGGCGACACGATCCAGATAGTTGAACGCCAGCGCTGCATCTCCAGCGCGCTCCCAATGGCTCAGGATGCGCGGCAGGTTTTCCGCGTTGTCGGGTTGTTTGCTTTCCTCCATCGCCTGGGCGATGGCGCGATGCGCCTCCCGGCGCTGTTCCGACAGCATGCTGTCGTAGATGGCCTGACGGATGACGGCATGGCTGAATGTGAAGCGGCCTGGACGGTCGTCCATGGGCTTGACCAGGTGGGCCGCCTGCAGCCGATCGATGCTTGCCTCGATATTCAAGGCGGACTTCCTGATCGGCGGAAGCGCCTGGAGTTCGGCGGCGGAAAAGGTCGCGCCCATGGCGCTTGCGATCTTCAGGAGAGCCTGGAGTTCGGCCGGAAGCTGGTCGGTTCGTGCGATCACGGTGACCTTTGCCGTATTGAGCAAGGTCGCTTCGTTCGAACGGGTTTCGGCAAGCGACAGCGGTGCCTGGGTTTCTGCAGCCTTCGGCAATCGCCGTTCGCCGATCATACGGCAGATTTCGCGTATGAGCAGCGGGTTTCCGGCCGACTGGGCATAGACCGCTTCGCAGAAACCGTCTGCCGGGGAACTGCCGCCGATCGACGCGCGCACGAGTGAAATCGTGCCCTCGAAGTCGAGCGGCAAGAGATCAAGTGTCTGGGCGCCATTGTGGTGTTGTCCGGTCCACCGCGTCATGTCCTGTTGCGTCCTGGCCGTTCGGGTTGAGACAACGACCGGGATCGGTGCCGTTCCGGAAACCAGGCGGCCGAGCAACTGACCGGATGCCTCGTCCAGCCAGTGGATGTCCTCGAGCACCACGAGGCCACGCCCCCAGGAAAGGCTGTCAGCCATGAGGTCGCGCAGCAATTCACGCAGACGGTGGGACCGCCCGTCGCCTGACATTGCCCGGGTCTCGACCGTGTCTGCCAAGGTGAGGTGGATGGCATCGTTCAGCAGTGGCGCCAGATGTGCGAGGTCCGGTCGATGGTCGAAGAACTGCACTACCTGATCCGAGGCTTCGGCACCACGCAGGTCGCCGATGCCGAGCAGGTCGCGGATTACGCCGCGCCAGGCAAAATAGGGCACGTCGCTTTCGATATCGTCGGCATTACCGACCAGAACCTGGCTGCCATTGTCACGGCAGTTTTCGACGAAGGCGCGAAGCAGCGCCGATTTGCCAACGCCGGATTCGCCTTTGACGATCATCACGCCGGCGGCCTGCCCCCTGCCGGCGCGCTCGACATAGGCGTTGAGTGCCGCCAGTTCAGCGGCCCGGTTGAAAAGAATGGGGGATTTGTTGTCGATCGTCGCGACCGTTTCGGCAATCGGCGCGAAGGCGACCACGCCACCGCGCATGCCGGGCACCGCGAGTTTCCAGGGACCGGAAAAAGCGATATGGCCGGCAGTCTCCTTCGCCGTCGCCTGGTCGACGAGAATGCGGCCCGCCGCAACGCTCGCCAGCCGGGAGGCCATGTTCACGGCAGCGCCGACGACAGTATAGTCGGCACGATGGATCGTGCCGAGCGCGCCGCAGAAACTCTCGCCGGTCGAGATGCCGGCCGACAGACCGAGGTCCGGTTCGTCGAGTTCGCTCGACAGGCGCAGGGCAGCGATGATCGCCCGGCGCGCATTGTCCGCATGTTTCTTGCCGGGCAGGCCGAAGACGGCGAAGACCTCAAGCCCGCCCGAGTGAAGCGCCGTGTGCAGGATCTCTCCGCCGGGGCGGCCAACGACGGCAATCGACCGGGCTATGAGCTTGTTCAGCCGGTCAAGATCCGTATCGAGATCGCGCCCGACGATATGCACGAAAAGCGCGGTCACGGTTCTGAGGTCTGCGAGCCATTCCGAAAGCGGTGAAAGTAGGCGGCTGCGCAGCGAAAGGGGCAAATAGGCCTCAAGCCGGTCGGTTGCGGTGCCCGGCTGAGTGCCGGGCGCTTCCTTCGTGGTCGAGCAGGGCTCGATGCTATCGAGGCGCGCGGTCCCTTCCCGGTTTGGTCCTCCTTTGGCGCGCTTGCCGACCAATTGCCACACGGCATCGGAGACCAGAATTTCGCCGGCATCGCTCAGTTGTCCGCAATGATCGGCCTGGGCCATGCAGTCGCCGCCGACGATCAGCCAACGCTGGTCGACGCGCGGCAGCAGATGCAGCAGCGTTATGGCGCCCGCACCGACGGCGATGCGCAGTTGAAGCGCATCTTCGGGGGTGCCCGGCCCGCCGATTTGCTC contains:
- a CDS encoding AAA family ATPase yields the protein MVGGAGKYEFQRYLSGALVQWSSPAATESAAPAREDFLGSLLFADISGFTRLTAKWSESDRAGGAERVSLLLNAFMGELINHIEEHGGTVLSFAGDSLIAGWRAPSPEELEQTAWRSCYCAERIREQIGGPGTPEDALQLRIAVGAGAITLLHLLPRVDQRWLIVGGDCMAQADHCGQLSDAGEILVSDAVWQLVGKRAKGGPNREGTARLDSIEPCSTTKEAPGTQPGTATDRLEAYLPLSLRSRLLSPLSEWLADLRTVTALFVHIVGRDLDTDLDRLNKLIARSIAVVGRPGGEILHTALHSGGLEVFAVFGLPGKKHADNARRAIIAALRLSSELDEPDLGLSAGISTGESFCGALGTIHRADYTVVGAAVNMASRLASVAAGRILVDQATAKETAGHIAFSGPWKLAVPGMRGGVVAFAPIAETVATIDNKSPILFNRAAELAALNAYVERAGRGQAAGVMIVKGESGVGKSALLRAFVENCRDNGSQVLVGNADDIESDVPYFAWRGVIRDLLGIGDLRGAEASDQVVQFFDHRPDLAHLAPLLNDAIHLTLADTVETRAMSGDGRSHRLRELLRDLMADSLSWGRGLVVLEDIHWLDEASGQLLGRLVSGTAPIPVVVSTRTARTQQDMTRWTGQHHNGAQTLDLLPLDFEGTISLVRASIGGSSPADGFCEAVYAQSAGNPLLIREICRMIGERRLPKAAETQAPLSLAETRSNEATLLNTAKVTVIARTDQLPAELQALLKIASAMGATFSAAELQALPPIRKSALNIEASIDRLQAAHLVKPMDDRPGRFTFSHAVIRQAIYDSMLSEQRREAHRAIAQAMEESKQPDNAENLPRILSHWERAGDAALAFNYLDRVAELRLRQFDNAAVVDLIERFFKTAHELSIAITPARRAAACFLLGEASLNLGRAEAARHAYEEGLRLSGLPLPRTSAGLALHLVLDLAEQVWRRVTHGDKDWILEREISRSPSDPFLLAAKAHEDLTRIYYFTSEKLRLIHATLRATNLAERNKYVSPTTATNYASLGAICGVIPLHKQAEHYSRLAAALSERVDQLGTRVRVDLLSGMYQIGIGHWREGKQAFEAGLNNASTVGDLRRWCEVAVGLETISGPWLLTSAFEGIAPWEILVQRICEEGRRRGDTQVLGCGLLGRLRGHAALGRWAAIEADLDELRQIITVKADGLELVHCIEGASLLAEAAQRQGDTREAKAWFERALAWCHTLNPAMKTRTLPALARLFDVASSTEGGDPAAAQLVLRKLERFARVYPIGRPAAALGEATLLLHHGQQRRAERVARYAFAEAIQLEMPAVALASLHHPAGPKDAAAWQALETMFAVRQNTWSEVLQLDPAEFSTHVPIVAFEGGHA